In one Streptomyces marincola genomic region, the following are encoded:
- a CDS encoding ScbR family autoregulator-binding transcription factor, which translates to MARQARAIRTRRTILEAAAAVFDECGYEASTIAQILDRADVTRGALYFHFGSKEDLARSVLAEAVTTEGLGEQEFTMQEFVDAGLLLAHRLPREPLLSAALRLSIDQRARAAFGTRWPDWIDLGARLLTRAKERGEVFPHVSSVETARLFVGSWTGIGVVSASVAPSPALVTEVAHLLRMMIPSIAVPGVAVRLDLSPQRPARLLAARAARPD; encoded by the coding sequence GTGGCGCGGCAGGCCCGGGCGATCAGGACACGCAGAACGATTTTGGAGGCGGCGGCCGCCGTCTTCGACGAGTGCGGTTACGAGGCGTCCACGATCGCCCAGATCCTCGACCGGGCCGATGTCACGCGCGGCGCGCTGTACTTCCACTTCGGCTCCAAGGAGGACCTGGCGCGCAGCGTGCTCGCCGAGGCCGTCACCACCGAGGGGCTGGGCGAGCAGGAGTTCACGATGCAGGAGTTCGTGGACGCCGGGCTGCTGCTGGCCCACCGCCTGCCGCGCGAGCCGCTGCTGAGCGCGGCGCTGCGGCTGTCCATCGACCAGCGGGCCCGCGCGGCGTTCGGCACCCGCTGGCCGGACTGGATCGACCTGGGGGCGCGCCTGCTCACCAGGGCCAAGGAGCGCGGGGAGGTCTTCCCGCACGTCTCCTCGGTGGAGACCGCCCGGCTGTTCGTCGGCTCCTGGACCGGCATCGGGGTCGTCTCCGCGTCGGTCGCCCCCTCGCCCGCGCTCGTCACCGAGGTCGCGCACCTGCTGCGCATGATGATCCCCAGCATCGCGGTGCCGGGCGTGGCCGTCCGGCTCGACCTGTCGCCGCAGCGCCCGGCCAGGCTCCTCGCGGCGCGGGCCGCGCGCCCGGACTGA
- a CDS encoding glycosyltransferase family 2 protein: protein MTPAPRAHRLDRAPGALPADDGVRHALRRLLTLLALLPLLVLLAAQAPRLPGGPLVLGYGFLVLAVTTAMLFIAYGHYDDPATRTLRRRPRRAAERFPPLPPRPRVTFLLAVRDERDHIEACVRSMAAGDCPRLDIVVVDDASTDGTPEVLRALSAELPIRVLYLDRNVGKKRALVRAAACAEGDVLAFTDSDCLLAPDALGRCVDALVRHPELGAVSGHARALNADASLLARVQDVWYEGQFRVAKGAESVFGSVTCVSGPLAVFRRDAVWNYLPAWAEDRFLGRDFRFATDRQLTAYVLGQFRVGRRLKERHADSPFVRGTDHPERRWRTGYVRSAEVRTTVPARVRPFLRQQIRWKKSFIRNVFFTGTFMWRRGPGAAALYYGHVLWVLAAPAMAVRHLVWAPAAGLWALTVLYLAGVALKGVVWGLAFRLDHPGTRWRYRPLMSLLSATVLAWLLPWSLLTIRRATWSRSAA from the coding sequence ATGACTCCGGCCCCCCGCGCCCACCGCCTCGACCGCGCCCCCGGGGCCCTGCCGGCCGACGACGGCGTGCGGCACGCGCTGCGCCGCCTGCTCACCCTCCTCGCCCTGCTTCCGCTGCTCGTCCTGCTCGCCGCGCAGGCGCCCCGCCTGCCCGGCGGACCGCTCGTCCTCGGCTACGGGTTCCTCGTGCTCGCCGTGACCACCGCGATGCTGTTCATCGCCTACGGCCACTACGACGACCCCGCGACGCGGACCCTGCGCCGCCGCCCGCGCCGGGCCGCCGAGCGGTTCCCGCCGCTGCCGCCCCGCCCCCGCGTCACCTTCCTGCTCGCCGTCCGGGACGAGCGCGACCACATCGAGGCGTGCGTGCGGTCCATGGCGGCGGGCGACTGCCCCCGGCTCGACATCGTCGTCGTCGACGACGCCTCCACCGACGGAACGCCCGAGGTGCTGCGCGCCCTTTCCGCCGAACTCCCCATCCGCGTCCTGTACCTGGACCGCAACGTCGGCAAGAAGCGCGCCCTGGTGCGGGCCGCCGCCTGCGCGGAGGGCGACGTGCTCGCGTTCACCGACTCCGACTGCCTGCTCGCGCCCGACGCGCTGGGCCGCTGCGTCGACGCCCTCGTCCGGCACCCCGAACTCGGCGCCGTCAGCGGCCACGCCCGCGCGCTGAACGCCGACGCGTCCCTGCTCGCCCGCGTCCAGGACGTCTGGTACGAGGGGCAGTTCCGCGTCGCCAAGGGCGCCGAGTCGGTCTTCGGCTCCGTGACCTGCGTGTCGGGCCCGCTCGCGGTGTTCCGCCGCGACGCCGTGTGGAACTACCTGCCCGCCTGGGCCGAGGACCGCTTCCTCGGCCGCGACTTCCGCTTCGCCACCGACCGGCAGCTCACCGCCTACGTCCTCGGCCAGTTCCGCGTCGGCCGGCGCCTGAAGGAGCGGCACGCCGACTCGCCGTTCGTCCGCGGCACCGACCACCCGGAACGGCGCTGGCGGACCGGCTACGTGCGCTCCGCCGAGGTGCGCACCACCGTCCCGGCCCGCGTGCGGCCGTTCCTGCGCCAGCAGATCCGCTGGAAGAAGAGCTTCATCCGCAACGTCTTCTTCACCGGCACCTTCATGTGGCGCCGCGGCCCCGGCGCCGCCGCCCTCTACTACGGGCACGTGCTGTGGGTGCTCGCCGCGCCCGCCATGGCCGTCCGGCACCTGGTGTGGGCCCCGGCCGCCGGGCTGTGGGCGCTCACCGTCCTGTACCTGGCGGGCGTCGCGCTCAAGGGAGTCGTGTGGGGCCTGGCCTTCCGCCTGGACCACCCGGGAACGCGCTGGCGCTACCGCCCGCTGATGAGCCTGCTGTCGGCGACCGTCCTGGCCTGGCTGCTGCCGTGGTCCCTGCTCACCATCCGCCGTGCCACCTGGTCGAGGAGTGCCGCGTGA
- a CDS encoding nucleotide sugar dehydrogenase has translation MRWSSGPVAVVGLGYVGLPTALALLSAGRSVIGLDTDPARLAAVRAGTADLLPEDRARLRAHADSPAFTLTADPAALAGVGSVVICVPTPVDGHRVPAPGALRAACAAAVRHASPGQILVLASTSWVGTTRELLIEPLAARGLAVAQDVFVACAPERIDPGNADHPQHATPRVVGGATPECGRRAAALLEPVADRVHVVGSPEAAELTKLLENTFRAVNIALVNEFAAIAGHLDLDITEVVDAAATKPYGFLPFRPGPVAGGHCIPCDPHYLLWQLRAARVPAPLVDTAMAALAARPHQVARRARDVLAAHGVPVPGARVLIAGVAYKPGVADHRESPALHLIEDLAAAGADIAYTDPLIPALRVNGRTLRHREDPAAEHWDLVVVHTAHPGHDLTWLEGRGPVLDATYRLDSVKERYLV, from the coding sequence ATGCGATGGTCTTCCGGGCCCGTGGCGGTTGTCGGCCTCGGCTACGTCGGCCTTCCCACCGCGCTCGCGCTGCTGTCCGCGGGGCGATCGGTCATCGGCCTCGACACCGACCCCGCCCGGCTCGCGGCCGTGCGGGCGGGAACGGCCGACCTCCTGCCCGAGGACCGGGCCAGACTGCGCGCGCACGCGGACTCCCCCGCGTTCACCCTCACCGCGGATCCGGCCGCACTCGCGGGCGTCGGCTCGGTCGTCATCTGCGTGCCGACCCCCGTGGACGGCCACCGGGTGCCCGCCCCCGGCGCGTTGCGCGCCGCCTGCGCCGCCGCCGTCCGGCACGCGTCCCCCGGGCAGATTCTCGTGCTCGCGTCGACCAGCTGGGTCGGAACCACCCGTGAACTGCTGATCGAACCGCTCGCCGCCCGGGGGCTCGCCGTCGCCCAGGACGTCTTCGTCGCCTGCGCCCCCGAACGCATCGACCCGGGCAACGCCGACCACCCGCAGCACGCCACGCCCCGCGTCGTCGGCGGCGCGACCCCCGAGTGCGGTCGCCGCGCCGCCGCGCTCCTCGAACCCGTCGCCGACCGCGTCCACGTCGTCGGCTCCCCGGAGGCGGCCGAGCTGACCAAGCTCCTGGAGAACACCTTCAGGGCCGTCAACATCGCGCTGGTCAACGAGTTCGCCGCCATCGCGGGACACCTGGACCTCGACATCACGGAGGTCGTCGACGCGGCGGCGACGAAACCGTACGGCTTCCTGCCGTTCCGGCCCGGTCCGGTAGCGGGCGGCCACTGCATCCCCTGCGACCCCCACTACCTGCTGTGGCAGCTGCGCGCCGCCCGCGTGCCCGCCCCGCTCGTCGACACGGCCATGGCCGCGCTCGCCGCCCGCCCGCACCAGGTGGCGCGCCGCGCGCGCGACGTGCTGGCCGCGCACGGCGTCCCCGTGCCCGGCGCGCGCGTGCTCATCGCCGGGGTCGCCTACAAGCCGGGCGTCGCCGACCACCGCGAATCGCCCGCGCTGCACCTCATCGAGGACCTGGCCGCGGCCGGCGCCGACATCGCCTACACCGACCCGCTGATCCCCGCCCTGCGGGTGAACGGCCGGACGCTGCGCCACCGCGAGGACCCGGCCGCGGAGCACTGGGACCTCGTCGTCGTCCACACCGCCCACCCGGGGCACGACCTCACCTGGCTCGAAGGGCGCGGGCCCGTTCTCGACGCCACCTACCGGCTCGACAGCGTCAAGGAGCGGTACCTGGTATGA
- a CDS encoding YihY/virulence factor BrkB family protein, which translates to MRDRRPRARWVVALRRTPVSLWRDDIDHWAAALTYYSVLAVFPTLLVAMSVTGLADPVAAKDLIGEVTSLLPAGSGEDVRAALEEPVGQRPAAWLVIAVGSASAWLSAYNYLSVFRRVSHGMHDVVDRRPPLRTVPRTMLAALLLLGLLVCSATVLVLTGGAVRSLAWLLGIGEAGTTAWNVLKWPLLLVLVTSLVLMLFRSGPGGAGSVRRAAPGGALAVLLWLVASVGFALYASSVPTYSRLYGSLAGIIVFLVWLWVSNLSLLAGVQFNAELAKLPRDAPRHAAGRTAPPPGAPPPGGPVAPPARRPDGREPVAHGRGDRG; encoded by the coding sequence ATGCGTGACCGAAGGCCGCGCGCCCGGTGGGTCGTCGCGCTGCGCCGCACGCCCGTGTCGCTGTGGCGCGACGACATCGACCACTGGGCCGCCGCCCTGACGTACTACTCGGTGCTCGCGGTGTTCCCCACGCTGCTGGTCGCGATGTCGGTGACCGGGCTGGCCGATCCGGTGGCGGCGAAGGACCTGATCGGCGAGGTGACCTCGCTGCTGCCCGCGGGTTCGGGCGAGGACGTCAGGGCGGCGCTCGAAGAGCCCGTCGGCCAGCGGCCGGCCGCCTGGCTCGTCATCGCGGTCGGTTCTGCCAGCGCCTGGCTGTCGGCGTACAACTACCTGAGCGTGTTCCGCCGGGTGTCGCACGGCATGCACGACGTCGTGGACCGCAGGCCGCCGCTGCGTACCGTGCCCCGCACCATGCTGGCGGCGCTGCTGCTGCTCGGGCTGCTGGTGTGCAGCGCGACGGTACTGGTCCTGACCGGCGGCGCGGTCCGCTCCCTGGCCTGGCTGCTCGGCATAGGCGAGGCGGGCACGACGGCCTGGAACGTGCTCAAGTGGCCGCTGCTGCTCGTCCTCGTGACGAGCCTGGTGCTCATGCTGTTCCGCTCAGGTCCCGGCGGTGCGGGCTCGGTGCGGCGCGCGGCGCCGGGCGGCGCGCTCGCCGTGCTGCTGTGGCTGGTGGCCTCGGTGGGTTTCGCCCTGTACGCCTCAAGCGTGCCGACCTACAGCCGGCTGTACGGCTCGCTCGCGGGCATCATCGTGTTCCTCGTCTGGCTGTGGGTGTCCAACCTCTCCCTCCTGGCCGGGGTGCAGTTCAACGCCGAACTGGCCAAACTGCCTCGGGACGCGCCGCGGCACGCGGCCGGCCGGACGGCGCCGCCGCCGGGCGCGCCGCCGCCGGGCGGCCCGGTGGCACCGCCCGCCCGGCGGCCCGATGGGCGCGAGCCCGTCGCCCACGGCCGCGGCGACCGCGGCTGA
- a CDS encoding SpoIIE family protein phosphatase, which yields MAEESNQPLAADAEFWHALFVQLGTPLAVVDADGRIAAVNAAVERLLGRAASTMAGQDLHSLLHRHADEDADADGPCALRRALARRAAARGAEDGFFDSAGRLVPVAWSTTPVTRAGAFLGTAVLFTDITASRSADRARTARTSALEDLTDRLTLVAEVTAVLTQTLDTEESLSRLGRLLIPRLADWTAVDFRTGGEVHRVAVTGPEGREAGQEEWHGPLPPVTSRSRSALARALHGGEAIVQGPEEIAAPPDSPLAAVQAGFLKAVGATSVVVVPLGSGGQLTGALTLARTDPARPYSTEDVKVAADIGRQAGVTLDNTRRFGRQRDVSEAMQRNLLAPLPRPGRLRLAARYEPAPAGSQVGGDWYDAFVLRDGVTALVIGDVVGHDLTAAAGMAQLHGMVRSLAWDRTEPPGAIVDRLDEAMPAITTVSMATLVLARVEGRGDGPWQLCWTSAGHPPPLLTTPDGNARYLEDGQGLILGSGLGTGLGSRPSASAPLPPGATLLLYTDGMVETPGTDLDTGLGRLRRHAGALAGEPLDAFCDLLLTRLPPGGTDDVALLALRVPSDD from the coding sequence GTGGCCGAGGAAAGCAACCAGCCGCTCGCGGCGGACGCGGAGTTCTGGCACGCGCTCTTCGTTCAACTGGGCACTCCCCTGGCCGTGGTGGACGCCGACGGGCGGATCGCGGCGGTGAACGCGGCCGTCGAACGGCTGCTCGGCCGCGCCGCGAGCACGATGGCCGGGCAGGACCTGCACTCCCTGCTGCACCGGCACGCCGATGAGGACGCCGACGCGGACGGGCCGTGCGCGCTGCGCCGCGCGCTCGCCCGGCGGGCGGCGGCCCGCGGCGCGGAGGACGGCTTCTTCGACAGCGCGGGGCGCCTCGTTCCCGTCGCCTGGTCGACCACGCCGGTGACCCGTGCGGGCGCGTTCCTCGGCACCGCCGTGCTGTTCACCGACATCACGGCCAGCCGCAGCGCGGACCGGGCCAGGACCGCGCGGACCAGCGCGCTCGAAGACCTCACCGACCGGCTCACCCTGGTGGCCGAGGTGACCGCGGTGCTCACCCAGACGCTCGACACCGAGGAGAGCCTGTCCCGGCTCGGCCGCCTGCTGATCCCCCGGCTGGCCGACTGGACCGCCGTCGACTTCCGCACCGGGGGCGAGGTGCACCGGGTCGCGGTCACCGGGCCCGAGGGCAGGGAAGCGGGTCAGGAGGAGTGGCACGGGCCGCTGCCCCCCGTGACCTCGCGGTCCCGTTCGGCGCTGGCCCGCGCCCTGCACGGCGGTGAGGCCATCGTGCAGGGCCCCGAGGAGATCGCGGCGCCGCCCGACTCGCCGCTGGCCGCCGTGCAGGCCGGCTTCCTCAAGGCCGTGGGCGCCACCTCCGTCGTCGTGGTGCCCCTGGGCTCGGGCGGGCAGCTCACCGGCGCCCTCACCCTCGCGCGCACCGACCCCGCGCGCCCGTACAGCACCGAGGACGTGAAGGTCGCGGCCGACATCGGCCGCCAGGCCGGCGTGACCCTCGACAACACCCGCCGGTTCGGTCGCCAGCGCGACGTCTCGGAGGCCATGCAGCGCAACCTGCTCGCCCCGCTGCCCCGCCCCGGCCGGCTGCGCCTGGCCGCGCGCTACGAGCCCGCGCCGGCCGGCTCCCAGGTCGGCGGCGACTGGTACGACGCGTTCGTCCTGCGCGACGGGGTCACGGCGCTGGTCATCGGCGACGTGGTCGGACACGACCTGACCGCGGCGGCGGGCATGGCCCAACTGCACGGCATGGTGCGCTCTTTGGCGTGGGACCGCACCGAGCCGCCGGGGGCCATCGTGGACCGCCTGGACGAGGCCATGCCCGCCATCACGACCGTCTCCATGGCCACGCTCGTGCTCGCCCGCGTCGAGGGCCGGGGCGACGGCCCCTGGCAGCTGTGCTGGACCAGCGCCGGCCACCCACCGCCCCTGCTGACGACGCCCGACGGCAACGCGCGCTACCTGGAGGACGGGCAGGGCCTGATCCTCGGCAGCGGGCTCGGCACCGGCCTCGGCAGCCGGCCGAGCGCGTCCGCGCCGCTGCCGCCGGGCGCCACCCTCCTCCTCTACACCGACGGCATGGTCGAGACCCCGGGCACGGACCTGGACACCGGCCTCGGCCGCCTGCGCCGCCACGCGGGCGCCCTCGCCGGCGAACCGCTCGACGCGTTCTGCGACCTGCTGCTGACCCGCCTGCCGCCCGGCGGCACGGACGACGTCGCCCTCCTCGCGCTGCGCGTGCCGTCCGATGACTGA
- a CDS encoding Asp23/Gls24 family envelope stress response protein — translation MATRTAPAPTVPATSATSATSAGEPAAPERTAGRRPDAGTTVSEGSAGTREPAATRGRTSIAAGVVEKIAGLAAREVPGVFALGGTLSRTLGAVRDRVPGGGHAGASRGVSVEVGRRQTAVDLDVMLEYGVPIDEVARDIRENVIGAVERMTGLEVIEVNISVVDVRLPDEEATAHEPRVQ, via the coding sequence ATGGCAACGAGGACCGCTCCCGCTCCCACCGTCCCCGCCACGTCCGCCACATCCGCCACGTCCGCCGGGGAACCGGCGGCGCCGGAGCGCACCGCCGGCCGGAGGCCGGACGCCGGCACCACGGTCAGCGAGGGCAGCGCGGGCACGCGGGAGCCGGCCGCGACGCGCGGCCGGACCTCCATCGCCGCCGGCGTGGTGGAGAAGATCGCCGGACTCGCGGCGCGCGAGGTGCCCGGCGTGTTCGCGCTCGGCGGCACGCTGTCCCGTACGCTCGGCGCGGTCCGCGACCGGGTGCCGGGCGGCGGGCACGCCGGCGCGAGCCGCGGCGTGTCGGTCGAGGTCGGCCGGCGGCAGACGGCCGTCGACCTGGACGTGATGCTGGAATACGGGGTCCCCATCGACGAAGTCGCCCGCGACATCAGGGAGAATGTCATCGGGGCCGTCGAGCGCATGACCGGGCTCGAAGTCATCGAGGTCAACATCTCCGTCGTCGATGTCCGTCTCCCCGACGAGGAGGCAACCGCTCACGAGCCGCGCGTTCAGTGA
- a CDS encoding ScbR family autoregulator-binding transcription factor: MQERSERTRNRLLAAAAEVIDKYGYADATMSDISRYAQVTKGALYFHFASKTELAQQVQQRSCDLLNVTIEELRGANASALQTLIDLTHSLACWMSAEPTVRASLRIGRERAGREQQVIDYHLACVSAAWRLLRQARAERVLHEGVAQEDAETLVAALIAGTEATAWRGVPYREVAAQATSMWTLLLSVLVRAEAQEQLRTAPPACAGEGGPPPDVCCAPGRAPGDGSAAGRGPAG; this comes from the coding sequence GTGCAGGAGAGATCCGAACGTACGCGCAATAGGTTATTGGCGGCAGCGGCCGAGGTGATCGACAAGTACGGCTATGCCGATGCCACGATGAGTGATATCAGTCGTTATGCCCAGGTTACGAAGGGTGCGCTGTACTTCCATTTCGCTTCGAAAACGGAACTCGCCCAGCAGGTCCAGCAGCGCAGTTGCGACCTGCTGAACGTGACGATTGAAGAGTTGCGCGGCGCCAATGCGTCAGCGCTTCAGACCCTCATCGATCTCACGCATTCGCTCGCCTGCTGGATGTCGGCCGAGCCGACCGTCAGGGCGAGTCTGCGCATCGGCCGTGAACGCGCCGGGCGGGAGCAGCAGGTCATCGACTACCACCTCGCCTGCGTGTCGGCCGCCTGGCGGCTGCTCCGCCAGGCGCGGGCCGAGCGGGTCCTGCACGAAGGCGTCGCGCAGGAGGACGCCGAGACGCTGGTGGCCGCGCTGATCGCGGGCACCGAGGCGACGGCGTGGCGGGGGGTGCCCTATCGGGAGGTGGCCGCCCAGGCCACGTCCATGTGGACGCTGCTGCTGTCCGTGCTGGTCAGGGCGGAGGCGCAGGAGCAACTGCGGACCGCTCCGCCCGCGTGCGCCGGGGAGGGCGGGCCGCCGCCCGACGTGTGCTGCGCCCCCGGGCGCGCGCCGGGCGACGGAAGCGCGGCCGGGCGGGGGCCGGCCGGCTGA
- a CDS encoding Asp23/Gls24 family envelope stress response protein produces MSGRSADLDARVRAAAASAAVAVPGVAFLRPGFGDLLRGRAGRGPRGAGAIRVRRDAAPGAWDIRIELATRRGHRALDVTRSVRAAVLRAVAEETGAAGGPAGPPGVRVTVTVTGIA; encoded by the coding sequence GTGAGCGGTCGTTCTGCGGATCTCGACGCGCGGGTGCGCGCTGCCGCCGCCTCGGCGGCCGTCGCCGTGCCAGGAGTGGCGTTCCTGCGGCCCGGGTTCGGCGACCTGCTGCGCGGCCGGGCCGGGCGCGGCCCGCGCGGGGCGGGCGCGATCCGGGTCAGGCGCGATGCGGCGCCGGGCGCTTGGGACATCAGGATCGAGCTGGCCACGCGCCGGGGGCACCGCGCGCTCGACGTGACCAGGTCCGTGCGGGCGGCGGTGCTGCGCGCCGTCGCCGAGGAGACGGGCGCGGCGGGCGGACCCGCGGGCCCGCCCGGCGTCCGGGTGACGGTGACCGTCACCGGCATCGCCTGA
- a CDS encoding glucose 1-dehydrogenase encodes MERDGSFLAGKVVFITGASSGIGAAAARVFARQGAKVMLAARREERLAALTAELRAQGAEAAYTVCDVLLPGDVARAVARVTERYGRLDACFNNAGVGGDRTPLHLMGDDVYDTIMDTNVRGVWNCLRYEIGAMLEHGGGAIVNNSSVAGLVAIPTAAPYIASKHAVIGLTRAAADEYARQGIRVNAIAPGTTRSEIIDDWFARHPELRRLAHASTPQGRTAEPEEVAEAAAWLCSDRASFVTGAVVPVDGGFVNH; translated from the coding sequence ATGGAGAGAGACGGGAGCTTTCTTGCCGGCAAGGTGGTTTTCATTACCGGGGCGAGCAGTGGAATAGGCGCCGCCGCGGCCAGGGTCTTCGCCCGTCAGGGGGCGAAGGTGATGCTCGCCGCGCGCCGGGAGGAGCGACTCGCCGCGCTGACCGCCGAGTTGCGCGCCCAGGGCGCGGAAGCGGCCTACACGGTGTGCGACGTGCTGCTTCCGGGGGACGTCGCGCGCGCGGTGGCGCGGGTCACCGAGCGGTACGGGCGGCTGGACGCGTGCTTCAACAACGCGGGAGTGGGCGGGGACCGTACGCCGCTGCACCTGATGGGCGACGACGTTTACGACACCATCATGGACACCAACGTGCGCGGCGTGTGGAACTGCCTGCGGTACGAGATCGGCGCGATGCTGGAGCACGGCGGCGGCGCGATCGTGAACAACAGCAGCGTGGCCGGGCTCGTGGCCATCCCGACGGCCGCGCCCTACATCGCGTCGAAACACGCGGTGATCGGCCTGACCCGGGCGGCGGCGGACGAGTACGCGCGGCAGGGGATACGGGTCAACGCCATCGCGCCCGGCACCACGCGCAGCGAGATCATCGACGACTGGTTCGCGCGCCATCCGGAACTGAGGCGGCTCGCACACGCGTCGACGCCGCAGGGCAGGACCGCGGAGCCCGAGGAGGTCGCCGAGGCCGCCGCGTGGCTGTGCAGCGACCGGGCGTCGTTCGTCACGGGGGCGGTGGTCCCGGTGGACGGCGGGTTCGTCAACCACTGA
- a CDS encoding Asp23/Gls24 family envelope stress response protein, protein MALNEPLDPDELPCGRSLMEVWEDWDEGRAEQDPHYARCPHCTAALAEMRALGAFVEQSRAAPPGPRGAPDARAVTARVMDIVRLELRPGRTLPLGEPDEDAWIVEAAAAKTFRAAAESLPGVRAGSCRVTPGDPRAAGRGAPVLVRLEVAAGPDWTVPRLAEAVRERVARAAREAIGLAVSAIDIVVVDILEPEDGVWPAMAREPEESGGPAEPGGPGEPGEARGAAGADEGGSR, encoded by the coding sequence ATGGCGCTGAACGAGCCGCTCGATCCGGACGAACTGCCCTGCGGCCGGTCCCTGATGGAGGTCTGGGAGGACTGGGACGAGGGCCGGGCGGAACAGGACCCGCACTACGCGCGGTGCCCGCACTGCACGGCCGCCCTGGCGGAGATGCGCGCCCTCGGCGCGTTCGTCGAGCAGAGCAGAGCCGCCCCGCCCGGCCCGCGGGGGGCGCCCGACGCCCGTGCGGTCACCGCGCGCGTCATGGACATCGTGCGGCTCGAACTGCGGCCGGGACGCACCCTGCCGCTCGGCGAGCCCGACGAGGACGCGTGGATCGTGGAGGCCGCAGCGGCCAAGACGTTCCGCGCCGCCGCTGAGTCGCTGCCCGGCGTGCGCGCGGGCAGCTGCCGCGTCACGCCGGGGGACCCGCGGGCCGCCGGGCGCGGCGCCCCTGTCCTGGTGCGCCTCGAAGTGGCGGCAGGACCCGACTGGACCGTGCCGCGCCTGGCCGAAGCGGTGCGCGAACGCGTCGCGCGCGCCGCCCGCGAGGCCATCGGCCTGGCCGTGTCGGCCATCGACATCGTGGTCGTCGACATCCTGGAGCCCGAGGACGGCGTGTGGCCCGCCATGGCGCGGGAACCGGAGGAATCCGGGGGACCCGCCGAACCCGGGGGCCCCGGAGAACCCGGGGAAGCGCGGGGCGCGGCGGGCGCGGACGAGGGAGGCAGCCGGTGA
- a CDS encoding RNA polymerase sigma factor yields MAEVAGAAVGGAGGVDDALLAARAGEGDEDAFEALVRRHGPELLRLASHLLGGGTDAEDAVQEAFVSAWRRLPEFRGDATFRTWMYRIVTNRCLNQLRARRPTAPLDAVAEPAAPEHLVSPARTAESTAAVRALHAALGGLSPEQRACWVLREFHGLSYEDIAHTVGISHQAVRGRIFRARRYLTEAMEAWR; encoded by the coding sequence GTGGCCGAGGTGGCTGGAGCCGCGGTGGGCGGCGCCGGCGGTGTGGACGACGCCCTGCTCGCGGCACGGGCCGGGGAGGGGGACGAGGATGCCTTCGAGGCGCTGGTCAGGCGGCACGGGCCCGAACTGCTGCGGCTGGCCAGTCACCTGCTCGGCGGCGGAACGGACGCGGAGGACGCGGTCCAAGAGGCGTTCGTCAGCGCCTGGCGCCGACTGCCCGAGTTCCGCGGCGACGCGACGTTCAGGACCTGGATGTACCGGATCGTCACCAATCGCTGCCTGAACCAGCTGCGGGCCCGGCGGCCCACCGCGCCGCTCGATGCCGTGGCGGAGCCGGCCGCGCCGGAGCACCTGGTCTCGCCCGCGCGGACGGCCGAGTCGACGGCGGCGGTCCGCGCGCTGCACGCGGCCCTGGGCGGCCTGTCACCGGAACAGCGGGCCTGCTGGGTGCTGCGCGAGTTCCACGGGTTGTCGTACGAGGACATCGCGCACACGGTGGGCATCAGCCACCAAGCCGTGCGCGGCCGGATCTTCCGGGCCAGGCGCTACCTGACGGAGGCGATGGAAGCATGGCGCTGA